One genomic segment of Rhodothermales bacterium includes these proteins:
- a CDS encoding YdeI/OmpD-associated family protein, which yields MHCDAEGSSTFTQVIPAQAGTHRTGTPNAEARLQPPDDQRLMDITETLYVATREAWRAWLAAHHETTSEIWLVSYRQHVGRPSVPYNDAVEEALCFGWIDSTRKGIDDERFAQRYTPRRPTSGYSQLNKERLARLLDRDRVVASVAEAVCDVRAEDFHIPDDIRAALQREAGAWDFFQSTSPSYQRIRAAYVDGARAQPDVFAKRLAHLVDKCAAGKQFGYGIESYY from the coding sequence ATGCACTGCGATGCCGAAGGCAGTTCCACCTTTACCCAAGTCATCCCCGCACAGGCGGGGACCCACCGGACCGGCACGCCGAATGCCGAAGCGCGGCTTCAACCTCCCGATGATCAACGGCTGATGGACATCACGGAAACCCTCTACGTGGCGACCCGCGAGGCCTGGCGCGCATGGCTCGCCGCGCACCACGAGACGACGTCGGAGATCTGGCTCGTGTCGTACCGGCAGCACGTCGGGCGGCCGAGCGTTCCGTACAACGACGCCGTCGAAGAAGCGCTCTGCTTCGGGTGGATCGACAGCACGCGGAAGGGGATCGACGACGAACGCTTTGCCCAACGGTACACACCGCGGAGGCCGACGAGCGGCTACTCGCAGCTGAACAAAGAGCGCCTGGCCCGACTGCTCGACCGGGACCGCGTCGTCGCGTCCGTGGCGGAGGCGGTGTGCGACGTGCGGGCCGAGGACTTCCACATCCCGGACGATATCCGAGCCGCGCTGCAACGCGAAGCGGGCGCGTGGGACTTCTTCCAATCCACGTCGCCGTCCTATCAGCGGATTCGTGCAGCCTACGTCGACGGAGCGCGGGCGCAGCCTGACGTGTTCGCCAAGCGGCTGGCGCATCTCGTGGACAAGTGCGCGGCCGGGAAGCAGTTCGGGTACGGGATCGAGAGCTACTACTAG
- a CDS encoding rhodanese-like domain-containing protein: MLFRQIFDPHLAQYAYLIGCQKTKTALVIDPERDIDRYVEAAGAEGLTITAVAETHIHADFLSGAREFAKQHGVKVYLSGEGGPDWTYGWGKGYDVELLRDGDTFAVGNIKIKAVHTPGHTPEHLSFLITDEGGGADEPLGLASGDFVFVGDLGRPDLLETAAGQEGAQEPAAHELFDSLQKLKGLPDFLQIWPGHGAGSACGKALGAVPQSTLGYEMKFNAAVQAAKEGEDAFVKEILEGQPEPPLYFARMKRQNKQGPSLLGALPRPRSMMASALGTLCGCDDCVVIDTRPRSVFVRGHLPASLLAPLDDSFPTVAGSYVPAGTPIYLVVEHERAEEAVRALVRIGLDDVRGVIEPRTLESYGDGNDKLNMLKTIDFDEVDGRRHYTNAAVLDVRRQEEWDQKHLPGAIHIPHVRLLDRLDELPRDKTLLVHCQSGVRSAVASALLAAHGFCVAYVDDAFENWKERHRQEGVEAGAH, translated from the coding sequence AGTACGCCTACCTCATCGGCTGCCAGAAGACGAAGACCGCGCTCGTCATCGACCCCGAGCGCGACATCGACCGCTACGTCGAAGCGGCCGGAGCCGAGGGGCTGACGATCACGGCCGTCGCCGAGACGCACATCCACGCCGACTTCCTCTCGGGCGCGCGCGAGTTCGCCAAGCAGCACGGCGTGAAGGTCTACCTCTCCGGCGAGGGCGGGCCGGACTGGACCTATGGATGGGGCAAGGGCTACGATGTGGAGCTGCTCCGCGACGGCGACACCTTCGCGGTGGGCAACATCAAGATCAAAGCCGTCCACACGCCGGGCCACACGCCCGAGCACCTCAGCTTCCTCATCACCGACGAGGGCGGCGGGGCGGACGAACCCCTCGGCCTCGCCTCCGGCGACTTCGTGTTCGTCGGCGACCTCGGCCGGCCGGACTTGCTGGAGACGGCGGCGGGACAGGAGGGCGCGCAGGAGCCCGCGGCCCACGAGCTGTTCGACTCGTTGCAGAAGCTGAAGGGGTTGCCGGACTTCCTCCAGATCTGGCCCGGCCACGGCGCGGGCAGCGCGTGCGGCAAAGCGCTCGGCGCAGTCCCGCAGTCGACCCTCGGCTATGAAATGAAGTTCAATGCGGCCGTGCAGGCGGCAAAGGAGGGGGAAGACGCCTTCGTTAAAGAGATCCTCGAAGGGCAGCCCGAGCCGCCGCTCTACTTCGCCCGGATGAAGCGGCAGAACAAGCAGGGACCGTCGCTCCTCGGCGCGCTCCCCCGGCCCCGCTCGATGATGGCCTCCGCGCTCGGCACGCTGTGCGGGTGCGACGACTGCGTCGTGATCGACACGCGACCGCGGAGCGTGTTCGTGCGCGGGCACCTCCCCGCATCGCTCCTCGCCCCGCTCGACGACAGCTTCCCGACGGTCGCCGGCTCGTACGTCCCGGCCGGCACGCCGATCTACCTCGTTGTGGAGCACGAACGGGCGGAGGAAGCCGTCCGCGCCCTCGTCCGCATCGGGCTCGACGACGTGCGCGGCGTGATCGAGCCCCGCACGCTGGAGAGCTACGGCGACGGGAACGACAAGCTGAATATGCTCAAAACGATCGACTTCGATGAGGTCGATGGCCGCCGCCACTACACGAACGCCGCCGTGCTCGACGTGCGGCGGCAGGAGGAGTGGGACCAGAAGCATCTCCCTGGCGCGATCCACATCCCCCACGTCCGCCTCCTCGACCGGCTCGACGAGCTGCCGCGCGACAAGACGTTGCTCGTCCACTGCCAGAGCGGCGTCCGCAGCGCCGTCGCGAGCGCGCTCCTCGCCGCGCACGGGTTCTGCGTCGCCTACGTCGACGACGCGTTCGAGAACTGGAAGGAGCGCCACCGGCAGGAGGGCGTCGAAGCGGGCGCGCACTGA
- the hutU gene encoding urocanate hydratase — protein METAVTVRAPRGTTLSCKGWHQEAALRMLMNNLDPAVAERPENLIVYGGSGKAARDWPSFHKIVETLRRLENDETLLVQSGKPVGVFRTHDEAPRVLIANSHLVPKWATWSEFRRLEALGLTMYGQMTAGSWIYIGTQGILQGTYETFAECARQHFDGSLAGRLVVTAGLGGMGGAQPLAATMNGAAFLGIDVDPVRIERRVETGYCDRIETDLDAALDAVLDAKRKGEALSVGLVGNVAEVLPELVRRGVVPDVVTDQTSAHDLRVGYIPAGYALDEAEDFRTRDAEGYDAAVLDSMQRHVEAMLALQREGAVVFDYGNNLRGQVADHRGMTEAFEIPGFVPEFIRPLFCKGSGPFRWAALSGNPADIAATDAAVLDTFPENEALARWIRKAQAKVHFQGLPARICWLEYGERAEMGERFNWLVEKGKVEAPLVIGRDHLDTGSVASPNRETEAMKDGSDAIADWPLLNALLNTACGASWVSLHHGGGVGIGYSIHSGMVCVADGTASAGRRLARVLTADPGTGVMRHADAGYDLAVDTANERGVDLPMING, from the coding sequence ATGGAAACCGCTGTCACTGTCCGTGCCCCGCGCGGGACCACGCTCTCGTGCAAAGGCTGGCATCAGGAGGCCGCCCTCCGCATGCTGATGAACAACCTCGACCCGGCCGTCGCCGAGCGGCCCGAGAACCTCATCGTCTACGGCGGCAGCGGGAAGGCGGCGCGCGACTGGCCGAGCTTCCACAAGATCGTCGAGACGCTGCGGCGGCTGGAGAACGACGAAACGCTGCTGGTGCAGAGCGGGAAGCCCGTCGGTGTCTTCCGCACGCACGACGAGGCGCCACGCGTGCTCATCGCCAACAGCCACCTCGTGCCGAAGTGGGCGACGTGGAGCGAGTTCCGCCGCCTCGAAGCGCTCGGGCTGACGATGTACGGGCAGATGACGGCGGGCTCGTGGATCTACATCGGCACGCAGGGCATCCTGCAGGGGACGTACGAGACCTTCGCCGAGTGCGCGCGGCAGCACTTCGACGGCTCGCTCGCGGGCCGGCTTGTCGTCACGGCCGGGCTCGGCGGGATGGGCGGCGCGCAGCCGCTCGCGGCGACGATGAACGGCGCGGCCTTCCTCGGCATCGACGTGGACCCGGTGCGGATCGAGCGGCGCGTCGAGACCGGCTACTGCGACCGGATCGAGACCGACCTCGACGCCGCGCTCGACGCCGTGCTCGATGCGAAGCGGAAGGGCGAGGCGCTCTCCGTCGGGCTCGTCGGGAACGTCGCCGAGGTGCTGCCCGAACTCGTGCGGCGCGGCGTCGTGCCCGATGTCGTCACCGACCAGACGAGCGCGCACGACCTCCGCGTCGGCTATATCCCGGCGGGCTATGCACTGGACGAGGCCGAGGACTTTCGCACGCGCGATGCCGAAGGCTATGATGCTGCCGTGCTCGACTCGATGCAGCGCCACGTCGAGGCGATGCTGGCGCTACAACGCGAGGGCGCCGTCGTGTTCGACTACGGCAACAACCTCCGCGGGCAGGTCGCCGACCACCGGGGGATGACGGAGGCGTTCGAGATCCCCGGCTTCGTGCCGGAGTTCATCCGCCCGCTCTTCTGCAAGGGCTCCGGCCCGTTCCGCTGGGCCGCCCTCTCCGGCAACCCCGCCGACATCGCGGCGACCGACGCGGCCGTGCTCGACACCTTCCCCGAGAACGAGGCGCTCGCGCGGTGGATTCGTAAGGCGCAGGCGAAGGTCCACTTCCAGGGCCTGCCGGCGCGGATCTGCTGGCTCGAATACGGCGAGCGCGCCGAGATGGGGGAGCGCTTCAACTGGCTCGTCGAGAAAGGGAAAGTCGAGGCCCCGCTCGTGATCGGCCGCGACCACCTCGACACCGGCTCCGTCGCGAGCCCGAACCGCGAGACCGAGGCGATGAAGGACGGCTCCGACGCGATTGCCGACTGGCCGCTCCTCAACGCGCTCCTCAACACGGCGTGCGGGGCGAGTTGGGTCAGCCTCCACCACGGCGGCGGCGTCGGCATCGGCTACTCGATCCACAGCGGGATGGTCTGCGTCGCCGACGGCACCGCGAGCGCCGGGCGCCGCCTCGCCCGCGTCCTCACCGCCGACCCCGGCACCGGCGTCATGCGCCACGCCGACGCCGGCTACGACCTCGCCGTCGACACCGCCAACGAGCGCGGCGTCGATCTCCCGATGATCAACGGGTAA